A window of Roseateles sp. XES5 genomic DNA:
CATTCTTGCCGAGATGGCCGGTATAGGCGAGCTTGCCGTCCTGCATCGGCAGCTGGCCGGAGATGTGGAGCATGTTGCCGCTGATGACGAAGGGCACGTAGTTGGCCGCCGGGGCTGCCGCCACGGGAATGTCGTAGCCCAGTTCCTTGACGCGATTTTCGATTTCAGCGGACATTCCGGTCTCCGTTCTTGACTGCCGCCGCATGGGCGCGGCGCGGTGCGGTATGGGACATTGCGGCATATCTTCCCGCAATGTTGGAAATGACTGTGGCATCGCGCGGATATTGCCTCGCTTTTGCCGAAAGAGTTCATATAACATCGCCACCGGATTCAACAGGAGGAAACGGATGTTTCGTTCAGCCTTTGTCACGGCGCTGATGGCCGGGGCATGCTTCGCCGGCAGCGGCGTTACCAGCGCTTTTGCCAACCCGGCGAGCGGGCTTGCGCCGCACCGCGCCGTCTACGACCTCCAGCTCAAGGACGCGACCGAACGGTCCGGCATCGCCGGCATGTATGGCCGCATGGTCTACGAGTTCAACGGCAGCCCCTGTGACGGCTATACGGTGAGCTTCCGCTTCGTCACGCAGGTCAATACCGGCGAGGAAACGCGCCTCACCGATCAGCAGACGACGACCTACGAAGACCTGAAGGGCGGCAGTTTCCGCTTCCTCACTCGCTCCTTCACCGACGAGAAGCTGGACAAGGAAGTGCGCGGCACGGCGCGCGAAGAAAAGGCCGGCGTCAGCGTCGACCTGACCGCGCCAGCCACCAAGCAGGTGGAGCTTGCCGCGAGCCGCTTCCCGACCGAACACATGCTCGAGGTCATCGAACACGCCAAGAAGGGCGAACGCTTCTTCGAATCGCGCATCTACGACGGCTCGGATTCGGGCGACAAGACGCTGATGACCACCGCCGTCGTCGGCAAGAAGGAAACGCCGAAGGCGGGCGACCCGGATGCGGACAAGGCCGGCACCTTCTCCAAGCAGGCCTTCTGGCCGGTCTCCATCGCCTATTACAATGACAACAGCGAAGGCGACGCGCTGCCGGTCTACCGCATGTCCTTCAAGCTCTACGAGAATGGAATCACCCGCGATCTCACCATGGATTACGGCGAGTTCGTCCTGAGCGGAAAGCTCGCCAAGCTGGAAATGTTCAAGCCGCAGGAATGCAAGTAGAGCCGCCAGAGTGCATTTTTTACCCCGCTGCCCTTGATTTGCCGGGAAACTGCGGTTAAAGGGCCGCTCATTCCACACGTGAGGCATGGGATCGTCCGGGAGAAATCCGGGCTGTTCCGCCCGGTGGCATTTCCGAAGGAAGTGCTGTTCGCCTTGCGGAGGTTCAACCGGAAAAGGATAACTAGGCATGGCATTGCCCGATTTCTCTATGCGCCAGCTTCTGGAAGCTGGTGTTCACTTCGGCCACCAGACGCACCGCTGGAACCCGAAGATGAAGCCGTACATCTTCGGCGATCGTAACAACGTTCACATCATCGACCTGGCACAGACCGTTCCGATGCTGTCGCGCGCCCTTCAGGTCGTGTCTGACACCGTCGCCGGCGGCGGCCGCGTTCTCTTCGTCGGCACCAAGCGCCAGGCTTCCGAGATCATCGCCGACGCTGCCAAGCGTTCGGCCCAGTACTACGTCAACGCCCGCTGGCTCGGCGGCATGCTGACGAACTGGAAGACGATCTCCAACTCGATCCAGCGCCTGCGCAAGCTCGACGAAATCCTGGCTTCGGAAGGCTCCGGCTATTCCAAGAAGGAACGCCTGAACCTCGAGCGCGAACGCGAGAAGCTTGAAAAGGCTCTCGGCGGTATCCGCGACATGGGCGGCACCCCGGACCTGATGTTCATCATCGACACCAACAAGGAATCGATCGCGATTCAGGAAGCCAAGCGTCTCGGCATCCCGGTCGTCGCCATCATCGACTCCAACTGCGATCCGGACCCGATCGACTTCCCGATCCCCGGCAACGACGACGCCTCGCGCGCCATCTCGCTGTACTGCGACCTGATCGCCCGCGCTGCCATCGACGGCATCGCTCGCCAGCAGGGCGCCTCGGGCCGTGACCTCGGCGCTTCCGCCGAAGCTCCGGTCGAGCCGGCTCTCGAAGCCGAAGCGTAAGGCCAAGGTCGGAGCGAACCCTTCGCTCCCGCTTTTCTATCCAACCGAGGCCAGAGAGACGATCCCTGGCCTCGGCTTGTTTGAAGGTCCTGTCTGCCCACGATCCCCAAGTGGTTGAAGCGACAGGCCGGCGGTGATCTTCATCACCCTGTCATACTTCCGGGTACATTCGTTCCCAAAACCTTGAGTTCGCCGAGGTTTTCCGGCGACACGCAACAAGAACCGACAAGAGGCTCACAATGGCTGAAATCACCGCTGCACTGGTGAAGGAACTGCGCGAAAAGTCCGGCGCAGGCATGATGGACTGCAAGAAGGCGCTGGCTGAAAACAACGGCGACATCGAAGCGGCAATCGACTGGCTGCGCGCCAAGGGCATCGCCAAGGCCGACAAGAAGTCGGGCCGCACCGCTGCTGAAGGCCTGATCGGCGTCGCCAGCTCCGGCACCAAGGCCGTTGTCGTCGAAGTCAACTCCGAAACCGACTTCGTTGCCCGCAACGATGCCTTCCAGTCCATGGTCCGCGGCGTTGCCGACGTGGCGCTCACCACCGA
This region includes:
- a CDS encoding cell envelope integrity EipB family protein — protein: MFRSAFVTALMAGACFAGSGVTSAFANPASGLAPHRAVYDLQLKDATERSGIAGMYGRMVYEFNGSPCDGYTVSFRFVTQVNTGEETRLTDQQTTTYEDLKGGSFRFLTRSFTDEKLDKEVRGTAREEKAGVSVDLTAPATKQVELAASRFPTEHMLEVIEHAKKGERFFESRIYDGSDSGDKTLMTTAVVGKKETPKAGDPDADKAGTFSKQAFWPVSIAYYNDNSEGDALPVYRMSFKLYENGITRDLTMDYGEFVLSGKLAKLEMFKPQECK
- the rpsB gene encoding 30S ribosomal protein S2 produces the protein MALPDFSMRQLLEAGVHFGHQTHRWNPKMKPYIFGDRNNVHIIDLAQTVPMLSRALQVVSDTVAGGGRVLFVGTKRQASEIIADAAKRSAQYYVNARWLGGMLTNWKTISNSIQRLRKLDEILASEGSGYSKKERLNLEREREKLEKALGGIRDMGGTPDLMFIIDTNKESIAIQEAKRLGIPVVAIIDSNCDPDPIDFPIPGNDDASRAISLYCDLIARAAIDGIARQQGASGRDLGASAEAPVEPALEAEA